A window of the Streptococcus sp. 116-D4 genome harbors these coding sequences:
- the murT gene encoding lipid II isoglutaminyl synthase subunit MurT: protein MKSKTTLGLLAGRSSHFILSRLGRGSTLPGKLALQLDKDILQNLAKNYEIVVITGTNGKTLTTALTVGILKEVYGQVLTNPSGANMITGIATTFLTAKSSKTGKNIAVLEIDEASLSRICDYIQPSLFVITNIFRDQMDRYGEIYTTYNMILDAIRKVPTATVLLNGDSPLFYKPAIPNPVQYFGFDLEKGPAQLAHYNTEGILCPECQSILKYELNTYANLGAYICENCGCKRPDLDYRLTKLVELTNNRSRFVIDGQEYGIQIGGLYNIYNALTAVAIARFLGADSQLIKQGFDKSRAVFGRQETFHIGDKECTLVLIKNPVGATQAIEMIKLAPYPFSLSVLLNANYADGIDTSWIWDADFEQITEMDIPEINAGGVRHSEIARRLRVTGYPADKITETSSLEQVLKTIENQDCKHAYILATYTAMLEFRELLASRQIVRKEMN from the coding sequence ATGAAATCAAAAACTACTTTGGGCCTTCTTGCTGGGCGTTCTTCTCATTTTATTTTGAGTCGTCTTGGACGTGGAAGTACGCTCCCTGGAAAACTTGCCCTTCAACTTGATAAAGATATTTTACAAAACCTAGCTAAGAACTACGAGATTGTCGTGATCACTGGAACCAATGGAAAAACCTTGACAACTGCCCTCACTGTCGGCATTTTAAAAGAGGTTTATGGTCAAGTTCTGACCAACCCAAGCGGTGCCAACATGATTACAGGAATTGCGACAACCTTCTTAACAGCCAAATCTTCTAAAACTGGGAAAAATATTGCCGTTCTAGAAATCGATGAAGCCAGTCTATCTCGTATCTGTGACTATATCCAGCCAAGCTTATTTGTTATCACCAATATCTTCCGTGACCAGATGGACCGCTACGGTGAGATCTACACGACCTACAATATGATTTTGGATGCTATTCGGAAAGTTCCTACGGCTACTGTTCTGCTGAATGGTGACAGTCCGCTTTTCTACAAGCCTGCAATTCCAAATCCTGTTCAGTATTTTGGTTTTGATCTAGAAAAAGGTCCAGCGCAACTTGCTCACTACAATACTGAAGGTATCCTCTGCCCTGAATGTCAAAGTATTTTGAAATATGAGCTCAACACTTATGCCAACTTGGGAGCTTATATCTGTGAAAATTGTGGATGCAAGCGTCCTGACTTGGACTACCGTCTGACAAAACTGGTTGAGTTAACCAACAATCGCTCTCGCTTTGTCATTGACGGACAAGAATATGGTATTCAAATCGGCGGACTCTACAATATCTACAATGCTCTGACAGCTGTGGCTATTGCTCGCTTCCTTGGAGCAGATTCACAACTAATTAAGCAAGGATTTGATAAGAGCCGTGCTGTCTTTGGACGCCAAGAAACCTTCCATATCGGTGACAAGGAATGCACCCTCGTCTTGATTAAAAATCCAGTCGGTGCGACCCAAGCTATCGAAATGATTAAACTAGCTCCTTATCCATTTAGTCTATCTGTTCTCCTCAATGCTAACTATGCAGATGGTATTGATACCAGCTGGATCTGGGATGCTGATTTTGAACAAATCACTGAGATGGACATTCCTGAAATCAACGCTGGCGGTGTTCGCCATTCTGAAATTGCTCGCCGTCTTCGAGTAACTGGTTATCCAGCTGATAAAATCACTGAAACAAGTAGTCTGGAACAAGTTCTTAAAACCATTGAGAACCAAGACTGCAAGCATGCTTATATCCTTGCGACCTATACGGCTATGCTGGAATTTCGCGAACTGCTGGCTAGTCGTCAGATTGTTAGAAAGGAGATGAACTAA
- a CDS encoding L-lactate MFS transporter has translation MKSNRYIIAFSGVILHLMLGSTYAWSVYRNPIIEKTGWDQASVAFAFSLAIFCLGLSAAFMGRLVEKFGPRVMGSLSAFLYAGGNILTGFAIDRQELWLLYLAYGILGGLGLGAGYITPVSTIIKWFPDKRGLATGLAIMGFGFASLLTSPIAQHFIAKVGLVETFYILGASYFVIMLLASQFIKRPNEQELAILSVSGKEKTASLTQGMAANQALKSNRFYILWIIFFINIACGLGLISAASPMAQEMAGLSTSHAAVMVGVLGIFNGFGRLLWASLSDYIGRPLTFSILLLVNLFFSLLLWLFTNSVLFVVAMSILMTCYGAGFSLIPAYLSDIFGTKELAALHGYILTAWAMAGLAGPILLAETYKIAHSYTQTLFVFLILYSIALALSYYLGRSIKKESQKPLT, from the coding sequence ATGAAATCGAATCGTTATATTATTGCCTTTTCTGGAGTCATTTTGCACTTAATGCTGGGGTCCACGTATGCTTGGAGTGTTTATCGCAATCCTATTATTGAAAAAACGGGATGGGATCAGGCTTCTGTTGCCTTCGCCTTTAGTCTGGCAATCTTTTGTTTGGGATTATCGGCTGCATTTATGGGGCGTTTGGTAGAAAAATTTGGTCCGAGAGTCATGGGGAGTCTATCTGCTTTTCTATACGCAGGTGGAAATATCTTAACAGGATTTGCAATAGACCGTCAGGAACTGTGGTTGTTGTATCTTGCTTATGGCATTTTAGGTGGGCTCGGTTTGGGAGCAGGCTATATTACCCCTGTGTCAACGATTATAAAATGGTTTCCTGATAAACGTGGTCTCGCAACAGGTTTAGCGATTATGGGGTTTGGTTTTGCTTCTTTATTGACTAGTCCCATAGCGCAACATTTCATCGCAAAGGTAGGTCTTGTAGAAACTTTTTATATTTTAGGTGCAAGTTACTTTGTTATCATGCTCCTAGCTTCACAATTCATTAAGCGTCCAAATGAGCAAGAGCTTGCAATTTTATCTGTTTCAGGGAAAGAAAAAACAGCCTCTTTGACGCAAGGAATGGCTGCAAATCAGGCTCTGAAAAGCAATCGGTTTTATATACTTTGGATTATTTTCTTTATCAATATAGCTTGTGGTCTAGGATTAATTTCAGCGGCATCGCCAATGGCACAGGAGATGGCTGGCTTGTCTACAAGTCATGCAGCAGTAATGGTGGGCGTTTTAGGGATTTTCAATGGGTTTGGTCGTTTGCTCTGGGCGAGTTTATCTGACTACATCGGTCGCCCTCTAACCTTTAGTATATTATTGCTTGTCAATCTTTTCTTCTCGCTCTTACTTTGGCTATTTACAAATTCCGTTTTATTTGTAGTCGCTATGTCTATTTTGATGACTTGCTATGGAGCTGGTTTTTCTTTGATTCCAGCTTATCTCAGTGATATTTTTGGAACCAAGGAATTGGCTGCTCTGCATGGATATATTTTAACAGCTTGGGCAATGGCTGGTTTAGCAGGACCTATTTTATTAGCAGAGACTTATAAAATAGCTCATTCTTACACACAAACCTTATTCGTTTTTCTTATTTTATATAGTATAGCCTTGGCTTTGTCTTATTATCTAGGTCGTTCAATCAAAAAGGAGAGTCAAAAACCGCTTACATGA
- a CDS encoding FAD-containing oxidoreductase translates to MLTYDLIVIGFGKAGKTLAGKLASAGKKVALIERSKAMYGGTCINIGCIPTKTLLVAAEKDLSFEEVIATKNTVTGRLNGKNYATVAGTGVDIIDAEAHFVSNKVIEIQAGDEKQELTAETIVINTGAISNVLPIPGLATSKNVFDSTGIQNLDKLPEKLGILGGGNIGLEFAGLYNKLGSKVTVLDALDTFLPRAEPSIAALAKQYMEEDGIELLQNIHTTEIKNDGDQVLLVTENETYRFDALLYSTGRKPNVEPLQLENTDIELTERGAIKVDKHCQTNVPGVFAVGDVNGGPQFTYISLDDFRVVYSYLAGDGSYTLEDRLNVPNTMFITPALSQVGLTESQAADLKLPYAVKEIPVAAMPRGHVNGDLRGAFKAVVNTETKEILGASIFSEGSQEIINIITVAMDNKIPYTYFTKQIFTHPTLAENLNDLFAI, encoded by the coding sequence ATGTTAACTTATGATTTAATCGTTATCGGATTTGGTAAAGCTGGTAAAACACTAGCAGGTAAATTGGCTTCAGCTGGTAAAAAAGTTGCCCTTATCGAACGTAGTAAGGCTATGTACGGCGGAACTTGTATCAACATCGGTTGTATCCCAACTAAGACTTTACTAGTTGCTGCTGAGAAAGACTTATCTTTTGAAGAAGTGATTGCTACCAAAAACACTGTCACTGGTCGCCTTAACGGTAAAAACTATGCTACTGTAGCTGGTACAGGCGTTGATATCATTGATGCGGAAGCTCACTTTGTTTCTAATAAAGTCATCGAAATTCAAGCTGGTGATGAAAAACAAGAACTAACTGCTGAAACAATCGTTATCAACACTGGTGCTATTTCAAACGTCTTGCCAATTCCTGGACTTGCTACAAGCAAAAACGTCTTTGACTCAACAGGTATCCAGAACTTGGACAAATTGCCTGAAAAACTTGGAATCCTTGGTGGCGGAAATATCGGTCTTGAATTCGCTGGCCTTTACAACAAACTTGGCAGCAAAGTTACAGTCCTAGATGCCTTGGATACTTTCTTACCTCGTGCAGAACCTTCCATCGCAGCTCTTGCTAAACAATACATGGAAGAAGATGGTATTGAATTGCTTCAAAACATTCATACTACTGAAATCAAAAACGATGGTGACCAAGTGCTCCTTGTAACTGAAAACGAAACTTACCGTTTCGATGCCCTTCTCTACTCAACTGGACGCAAACCAAATGTAGAACCACTTCAACTTGAAAATACAGATATTGAACTAACTGAACGTGGTGCTATTAAAGTAGACAAACATTGTCAAACAAACGTTCCTGGTGTCTTTGCAGTTGGAGATGTCAACGGTGGCCCTCAATTTACTTACATTTCACTTGATGACTTCCGTGTTGTTTACAGCTACCTTGCTGGTGATGGCAGCTACACTCTTGAAGACCGTCTCAATGTACCAAACACCATGTTTATCACACCTGCCCTTTCACAAGTAGGTTTGACGGAAAGCCAAGCAGCTGATTTGAAACTTCCATACGCCGTTAAGGAAATTCCTGTTGCAGCAATGCCTCGTGGTCACGTAAACGGAGACCTTCGTGGAGCTTTCAAAGCTGTTGTGAATACTGAAACAAAAGAAATTCTTGGAGCAAGCATCTTCTCAGAAGGTTCTCAAGAAATCATCAATATCATCACTGTTGCTATGGACAACAAGATTCCTTACACTTACTTCACAAAACAAATCTTCACTCACCCAACCTTGGCTGAGAACTTGAATGACTTGTTTGCGATTTAA
- a CDS encoding cysteine hydrolase family protein: protein MTKALISIDYTEDFVADSGKLTAGAPAQAISDAISKVTRLAFERGDYIFFTIDAHEENDCFHPESKLFPPHNLIGTSGRNLYGDLGTFYQEHGSDSRVFWMDKRHYSAFSGTDLDIRLRERRISTVILTGVLTDICVLHTAIDAYNLGYDIEIVKPAVASIWPENHQFALGHFKNTLGAKLVDENLNELSE from the coding sequence ATGACTAAAGCTTTAATTTCGATTGATTATACAGAAGATTTTGTTGCTGATAGTGGGAAGCTGACAGCAGGTGCTCCAGCTCAGGCTATTTCGGATGCCATTAGCAAGGTGACTCGATTAGCTTTTGAACGCGGAGATTACATCTTCTTTACCATCGATGCTCACGAAGAAAATGATTGTTTCCATCCAGAAAGCAAGCTATTTCCTCCACATAATTTGATTGGGACTAGTGGACGCAATTTATACGGAGATTTGGGGACCTTTTATCAAGAGCATGGTTCAGACAGTCGTGTCTTTTGGATGGATAAACGCCATTACTCAGCTTTTTCGGGTACTGACCTAGATATCCGTTTGAGAGAGCGTCGAATTTCGACAGTTATTTTAACCGGAGTTTTGACGGATATCTGTGTCCTGCATACAGCTATAGATGCCTATAATCTAGGATATGATATCGAGATTGTTAAACCAGCTGTTGCTTCCATCTGGCCTGAAAATCACCAATTTGCCCTAGGTCATTTCAAAAATACACTCGGAGCTAAGTTAGTAGATGAAAATCTAAATGAACTTTCTGAGTAA
- the codY gene encoding GTP-sensing pleiotropic transcriptional regulator CodY has translation MAHLLEKTRKITSILKRSDEQLQEELPYNAITRQLADIIDCNACIVNSKGHLLGYFMRYKTNTDRVEQFFQTKIFPDDYIQGANMIYDTEANLTVDHDLSIFPVESRSDFPDGLTTIAPIHVSGIRLGSLIIWRNDKKFEDEDLILVEIASTVVGIQLLNFQREEDEKNIRRRTAVTMAVNTLSYSELRAVSAILEELNGNEGQLTASVIADRIGITRSVIVNALRKLESAGIIESRSLGMKGTYLKVLISDIFEEVKKRDY, from the coding sequence ATGGCACATTTATTAGAAAAAACTAGAAAAATTACTTCTATCCTGAAGCGCTCAGACGAGCAGTTGCAGGAAGAACTTCCCTACAATGCGATTACCCGTCAGTTGGCAGATATTATTGACTGTAACGCCTGTATCGTTAATAGCAAGGGACATCTCCTTGGCTATTTTATGCGTTACAAAACCAATACAGATCGTGTAGAGCAATTCTTTCAAACTAAGATTTTCCCGGATGACTACATTCAAGGTGCGAACATGATCTACGATACAGAAGCTAATCTGACAGTTGATCATGATTTGAGTATATTCCCTGTCGAGAGTCGTTCTGATTTTCCAGATGGCTTGACGACCATTGCTCCAATTCATGTATCAGGGATTCGCCTTGGCTCTTTGATTATTTGGCGCAATGATAAAAAATTCGAAGACGAGGACTTAATCCTTGTTGAGATTGCCAGTACCGTTGTTGGGATTCAACTCCTTAACTTCCAGCGTGAAGAAGATGAGAAAAATATCCGTCGCCGTACGGCTGTTACCATGGCAGTTAATACTCTTTCCTATTCTGAACTTCGTGCTGTTTCAGCAATTTTAGAGGAATTAAATGGAAATGAAGGGCAGTTGACCGCATCTGTGATTGCAGACCGTATCGGAATCACCCGCTCTGTGATTGTCAATGCCCTTCGTAAACTTGAGTCTGCAGGGATTATTGAAAGTCGCTCACTTGGAATGAAGGGAACCTATCTTAAGGTCTTGATTTCAGATATTTTTGAAGAAGTAAAGAAAAGAGATTACTGA
- a CDS encoding ISL3 family transposase yields MEQLHFITKLLDIKDPNIKILDIINRDSHKEIIAKLDYENPPCPNCGSQMKKYDFQKPSKIPYLETTGMPTRILLRKRRFKCYHCSKMMVAETSLVKKNHQIPRIINQKIAQKLIEKTSMTDIAHQLSISTSTVIRKLNDFRFKHDFSRLPEIMSWDEYSFTKGKMSFIAQDFDKLNIITVLEGRTQAIIRNHFLKYDRVVRCRVKIITMDMFSPYYDLAKQLFPNAKIVLDRFHIIQHLSRAMSRVRVQIMNQFERKSHEYKAIKRYWKLIQQDSRKLSDKRFYRPTFRIHLTNKEILDKLLSYSEDLKHHYQIYQLLLFHFQNKDPEKFFGLIEDNQKQVHPIFQTVFKTFLKNKEKIINALQLPYSNAKLEATNNLIKLIKRNAFGFRNFENFKKRIFIALNIKKERTNFVLSRA; encoded by the coding sequence ATGGAACAATTACATTTTATCACAAAACTTCTCGATATTAAAGACCCAAACATCAAGATTCTAGATATCATCAATAGAGATAGTCACAAGGAAATCATCGCTAAATTGGATTATGAGAACCCACCTTGCCCTAATTGCGGAAGTCAAATGAAGAAATATGACTTTCAAAAACCTTCGAAAATTCCTTACCTTGAAACAACTGGTATGCCTACTAGAATTCTCCTTAGAAAGCGTCGATTCAAGTGCTATCATTGTTCAAAAATGATGGTTGCTGAGACTTCTCTCGTCAAGAAGAATCATCAAATCCCTCGTATCATCAACCAAAAAATTGCTCAGAAGCTGATTGAAAAAACTTCTATGACCGATATTGCTCATCAGCTGTCCATTTCAACTTCAACTGTCATTCGCAAGCTCAATGACTTCCGTTTTAAGCATGATTTTTCTCGTCTTCCTGAAATTATGTCATGGGACGAGTACTCCTTTACAAAGGGAAAGATGAGTTTCATTGCTCAAGATTTTGATAAGCTCAATATCATCACTGTTCTTGAAGGCAGAACACAAGCTATCATTCGAAATCACTTTCTTAAATATGATAGAGTCGTTCGATGTCGAGTGAAAATCATTACGATGGATATGTTTAGTCCTTACTATGACTTGGCTAAACAGCTTTTTCCAAACGCTAAAATCGTGTTGGATCGTTTCCATATTATCCAACATCTCAGCCGTGCTATGAGTCGTGTGCGTGTTCAAATCATGAATCAGTTTGAACGAAAATCCCATGAATACAAGGCTATCAAGCGTTACTGGAAGCTCATCCAACAGGATAGTCGAAAACTCAGCGATAAACGTTTTTATCGTCCTACTTTTCGTATTCACTTGACCAATAAAGAGATTCTAGACAAGCTTTTGAGCTATTCAGAAGACTTGAAACACCACTATCAGATCTATCAGCTCTTGCTTTTTCACTTTCAGAACAAAGACCCTGAGAAATTTTTCGGACTCATTGAGGACAATCAAAAGCAGGTTCATCCTATTTTTCAGACTGTCTTTAAAACCTTTCTAAAGAACAAAGAGAAAATCATCAACGCTCTTCAATTACCTTATTCCAACGCAAAATTGGAAGCGACCAATAATCTCATCAAACTTATCAAACGAAACGCCTTTGGATTTCGGAACTTTGAAAACTTCAAAAAAAGGATTTTTATCGCTCTGAACATCAAAAAAGAAAGGACGAATTTTGTCCTTTCTCGAGCTTAG
- the gatD gene encoding lipid II isoglutaminyl synthase subunit GatD produces the protein MVYTSLSSKAGNYPYQLNIAHLYGNLMNTYGDNGNILMLKYVAEKLGAHVTVDIVSLHDDFDENHYDITFFGGGQDFEQSIIADDLPAKKESIDNYIQNDGVVLAICGGFQLLGQYYVEASGRRIEGLGVMGHYTLNQTNNRFIGDIKIHNEDFDETYYGFENHQGRTFLSDDQKPLGQVVYGNGNNEEKVGEGVHYKNVFGSYFHGPILSRNANLAYRLVTTALKKKYGQDIQLPAYEDILSQEIAEEYSDVKSKADFS, from the coding sequence ATGGTTTATACTTCACTTTCCTCAAAAGCTGGCAATTACCCTTATCAGCTCAATATTGCCCACCTCTACGGAAATCTCATGAATACCTACGGGGACAATGGAAACATCCTCATGCTCAAGTATGTGGCTGAAAAGCTAGGAGCTCATGTGACCGTTGACATCGTTTCACTTCATGATGACTTTGACGAAAATCACTACGACATTACCTTTTTCGGTGGCGGTCAAGACTTTGAACAAAGTATCATTGCAGACGACCTACCTGCTAAAAAAGAGAGCATTGACAACTACATCCAAAACGACGGTGTAGTTCTGGCTATCTGCGGTGGCTTCCAGTTACTGGGGCAATATTATGTTGAAGCTTCAGGGAGACGCATCGAAGGACTAGGGGTCATGGGACATTATACCCTCAACCAGACCAATAATCGTTTTATCGGTGACATCAAGATTCACAATGAAGATTTCGATGAAACTTACTATGGATTTGAGAATCATCAGGGCCGTACCTTCCTCTCTGATGACCAAAAACCACTGGGACAGGTTGTCTATGGAAATGGAAATAACGAAGAAAAGGTCGGCGAAGGGGTTCATTATAAGAATGTCTTTGGTTCCTACTTCCACGGGCCTATCCTCTCTCGAAATGCCAATCTAGCTTATCGCCTAGTCACTACCGCCCTCAAGAAGAAATACGGTCAGGACATCCAACTCCCTGCCTATGAGGACATTCTCAGCCAAGAAATCGCTGAAGAATACAGTGATGTCAAAAGCAAGGCAGACTTTTCTTAA
- a CDS encoding DEAD/DEAH box helicase translates to MKFNELNLSADLLAEIEKAGFVEASPIQEQTIPLALEGKDVIGQAQTGTGKTAAFGLPTLEKIRTEEATIQALVIAPTRELAVQSQEELFRFGRSKGVKVRSVYGGSSIEKQIKALKSGAHIVVGTPGRLLDLIKRKALKLQDIETLILDEADEMLNMGFLEDIEAIISRVPESRQTLLFSATMPDAIKRIGVQFMKEPEHVKIAAKELTTELVDQYYLRVKEQEKFDTMTRLMDVEQPELAIVFGRTKRRVDELTRGLKIRGFRAEGIHGDLDQNKRLRVLRDFKNGNLDVLVATDVAARGLDISGVTHVYNYDIPQDPESYVHRIGRTGRAGKSGQSITFVSPNEMGYLQIIENLTKKRMKGLKPASAEEAFQAKKQVALKKIERDFADETIRANFEKFGKDARKLAAEFTPEELAMYILSLTVQDPDSLPEVEIAREKPLPFKPSGNGFGGKGKGGRGGRRGDDRRDRDRRGNGRRDDFKKGSRGNDRFDKDRRYRNKDNKKPRNTSSEKQTGFVIRNKGDK, encoded by the coding sequence GTGAAATTTAATGAATTAAACTTGTCTGCTGATTTGCTAGCAGAGATTGAAAAAGCTGGTTTTGTTGAAGCCAGTCCGATCCAAGAACAAACCATTCCCTTGGCCCTTGAAGGCAAGGACGTTATTGGTCAAGCTCAGACTGGTACAGGAAAAACTGCAGCCTTTGGCTTGCCTACCCTTGAAAAAATCCGTACAGAAGAAGCGACCATCCAAGCTTTGGTTATCGCTCCAACACGTGAACTTGCTGTCCAAAGTCAGGAAGAATTGTTCCGCTTTGGTCGTAGTAAGGGAGTCAAAGTCCGCTCAGTATATGGCGGATCAAGTATTGAAAAACAAATTAAGGCTCTTAAATCTGGTGCCCATATAGTAGTGGGAACTCCAGGTCGCCTCTTGGACTTGATTAAACGCAAGGCCTTGAAATTACAAGATATTGAAACTCTTATCCTTGACGAAGCAGATGAAATGCTCAACATGGGCTTCTTAGAAGACATCGAAGCGATCATTTCTCGTGTCCCTGAAAGCCGTCAAACTTTGCTTTTCTCAGCAACTATGCCAGATGCCATCAAACGTATCGGTGTTCAGTTTATGAAAGAACCTGAGCATGTGAAGATTGCTGCCAAGGAATTGACGACAGAATTGGTTGACCAGTACTACCTCCGTGTCAAGGAGCAAGAAAAATTTGATACTATGACTCGTCTTATGGATGTGGAACAACCAGAACTTGCTATTGTATTTGGTCGTACCAAACGCCGTGTGGATGAATTGACTCGTGGACTTAAAATTCGTGGCTTCCGTGCCGAAGGAATTCATGGAGACCTAGACCAAAACAAACGTCTTCGTGTCCTTCGTGACTTTAAAAATGGCAATCTTGATGTTTTGGTTGCGACAGACGTTGCAGCGCGTGGATTGGATATTTCAGGTGTGACTCATGTCTACAACTACGATATTCCACAAGATCCTGAAAGTTATGTTCACCGTATTGGGCGTACAGGTCGTGCTGGTAAGTCAGGCCAGTCAATTACCTTCGTTTCGCCTAATGAAATGGGTTACCTCCAAATCATCGAAAACTTGACTAAGAAACGCATGAAAGGTCTCAAACCTGCAAGTGCAGAAGAAGCCTTCCAAGCTAAAAAACAGGTAGCTCTCAAGAAAATCGAACGTGATTTTGCAGATGAAACCATTCGTGCCAACTTTGAGAAATTTGGTAAGGATGCTCGTAAGCTAGCTGCCGAATTTACTCCAGAAGAACTGGCAATGTATATCTTGAGTCTGACTGTTCAAGATCCAGATAGTCTTCCTGAAGTGGAGATTGCACGTGAAAAACCACTGCCATTTAAACCATCAGGTAATGGCTTTGGTGGCAAAGGAAAAGGAGGTCGTGGAGGCCGTCGTGGGGACGACCGTCGAGACCGTGATCGCCGTGGTAATGGTCGTCGTGATGATTTCAAAAAAGGAAGTCGTGGCAATGATCGTTTTGATAAAGACAGACGTTACCGTAATAAAGACAATAAAAAACCACGCAATACTTCAAGCGAAAAGCAAACAGGTTTTGTTATTCGTAACAAGGGTGATAAATAA
- a CDS encoding M24 family metallopeptidase, translating into MSKLQQIVTYLESEKLDVAVVSDPVTINYLTGFYSDPHERQMFLFVLADQEPLLFVPALEVERASSTVSFPVAGYVDSENPWQKMKDALPQLDFKRVAVEFDNLILTKYHGLKTIFETAEFENLTPRIQRMRLIKSADEVQKMMVAGLYADKAVKVGFDNISLDKTETDIIAQIDFSMKREGYEMSFDTMVLTGDNAANPHGIPGANKVEKDALLLFDLGVMVNGYASDMTRTVAVGKPDQFKKDIYNLTLEAQQAALDFIKPGVTAHEVDRAAREVIEKAGYGEYFNHRLGHGIGMDVHEFPSIMEGNDMIIEEGMCFSVEPGIYIPGKVGVRIEDCGVVTKDGFDLFTSTSKDLLYFD; encoded by the coding sequence ATGTCTAAATTACAACAAATCGTAACATATCTTGAATCAGAAAAACTAGACGTCGCTGTCGTATCTGACCCCGTCACAATTAATTACCTCACTGGCTTTTACAGTGATCCACACGAACGTCAAATGTTCCTTTTTGTTCTAGCGGATCAGGAACCTCTCCTCTTTGTCCCAGCCCTTGAAGTGGAGCGTGCAAGTAGCACTGTTTCCTTCCCGGTTGCGGGCTATGTAGATTCTGAAAATCCATGGCAAAAAATGAAAGATGCTCTTCCACAGCTTGACTTCAAACGTGTCGCTGTTGAGTTTGACAATCTCATCTTGACTAAATACCATGGTTTAAAAACTATCTTTGAAACTGCCGAGTTTGAAAACCTCACTCCTCGTATCCAACGTATGCGCCTCATCAAATCAGCTGACGAAGTGCAAAAAATGATGGTTGCAGGTCTTTATGCGGACAAGGCTGTTAAGGTTGGTTTTGATAATATTTCTCTTGATAAGACAGAAACAGATATCATCGCTCAAATTGACTTTTCTATGAAACGTGAAGGCTATGAAATGAGTTTTGATACCATGGTCTTGACTGGTGATAACGCTGCAAATCCACACGGAATTCCTGGTGCAAACAAAGTTGAAAAGGACGCCCTTCTCCTCTTTGACCTCGGTGTCATGGTTAATGGTTACGCATCAGATATGACTCGTACAGTCGCAGTCGGCAAACCTGACCAATTCAAGAAAGATATTTATAACTTGACTCTTGAAGCCCAACAAGCTGCTCTTGACTTTATCAAACCAGGTGTGACTGCCCATGAAGTGGACCGCGCTGCCCGTGAGGTCATCGAAAAAGCTGGTTACGGTGAGTACTTCAACCACCGTCTCGGTCACGGTATCGGTATGGATGTCCACGAATTCCCATCTATCATGGAAGGAAACGACATGATCATCGAAGAAGGCATGTGCTTCTCTGTTGAACCAGGTATCTATATCCCTGGTAAAGTCGGTGTCCGCATCGAAGACTGTGGTGTTGTTACCAAGGATGGATTTGACCTCTTTACAAGCACCAGCAAAGACTTGCTTTATTTTGATTAA